The following is a genomic window from Petrotoga sibirica DSM 13575.
CTTTTCACCTTCGAATATGGTTTCTTTCACGTTCAGGTCTTTGTCTAAAATGACAAGGTTTGCGTAATAACCAACTTCAATCCTTCCCTTATCGTAAATATGTAGGTCTTGAAGTGCGTTATATGAGGATACCTTTGCAAGTTCTTGTAGTGTACAATTGGTAAATCTTTTAAAATTTTTGACACCTTCGTTGAAAAGTAGAGTACTCCCAGCGATTGTTCCATCACTAAGTCTTGCTTGATTGTTTTTTACTGTGACGGTCAAACCGCCCAACTCGTATTCACCGTCTTTTAAACCTGCCGCAGCCATAGAGTCGGTTATCAATATAATTTTGTCTGCTCCTTTTATTTTGTATACTAACATCACAAACTCAGGAGAGAGATGAATCCCATCACATATCATTTCTATGTTAAAATCGAAATAAAAGCCAGAACCTGTTCCTCCAATGTTTCTATGGTGTAGTGGTGTTAACGCATTTGAAAAATGGGTGATTCTGTTGACTCCTGATTCGAAAGCTTTTTTGAAGATATCAAAATTTGCTGAAGTATGGCCTAATGAGATTATTATATTTTTTTCTTTAAGATAATTCATTGCTTCAAAAAAACCGTTAACTTCTGGTGCCATGGTTATTAATTTCACTTTATCGTTAATTATATCTTTTAGTTCCTCCAAAGAAGGATTTCTTATATATTGAGGGTTCTGTGCTCCCTTTTTTCCTTTGTTTATATAAGGACCTTCCAAATGAACTCCTTCGATTGAAGAATTCACATCTTCTATATTATCCAAAACTTTTAAGATCTGTTCTTTAGAGGCTGAAACAGTTGTTGGCAAAAAGGTAGTTACACCATATGAAAAATTATTTTTTGCCCAACTTTTGAACTCTTCCTTTGTTGCATGCATCGTATCTATACCCTTTTGTGCATGAGTGTGGGGATCTACAAAACCAGGCATAATGATGGTATTAAACTCTTTATAATCAAAATCTTTTCTTATAACTGCAGAAATCTTTTTGCCTTTTATTTCGATGTCTCCATTAAATTCTCCATTTATAGGATCAACAATTAACACTTTTTCTAATTTCATATTTATCTCAGCCGCCTAATTTAACAGACTTCGAAAGATTCTTAGGTGAATCTGGATTGTACCCCATTTGTACAGCCTTTTTGTAACCTAAATACTGTATGGGGATGAGCCTTAGAGGAGCTTCAAATCCTTTCATATCCGGGATTTTAATGTGTCCATCAGTAGAAATCACTAGGACTTTTCCACCCAACCTTTCGATATCATCGATCAATTCTTTCTCTTCTTTCCTACCCTTTGAGTTTAAGATAACCAACGTTTTGTTTGTGAGTGTGGATATAGGTCCATGTCTGTATTCTAAAGGCTCATGGTATTCAACGTACTGTAAAGCCATCTCTTGTAGTTTAAGGGCGCCTTCTTTTGATATGCCATAATTTTCATCGTATCCAAGAAAGACAAAATGCTCGTACTTTTCTAAAGCTAATTGATCAATAATCTTTTCTGAATCTTCCAAGATTTTTTCACTGAAATTATAATAATCATTTTTTTCTATTCCATTCAGCAACATTGCCAGTATAACAACAAAAGAACCCGTCATCACCACGCTTTTTTCTTCAGTAAAATCTAAGGTTATATTCTCTTCACATTGTTGAGTAATTGAAGAATTCTTTGATGATGTTATTCCTATGGTTTTAATACCTTTCTGTCTCAATTTTTTTGCAGCTTGAACAGTTTCTGTTGATTCACCGGTTCTGGTTATTAAAATTGCAACATCACTATCAGGCATATTATCAAAAAGCATGCCATGTCCACCGGTAAGTACTTTTGCTTTATAGCCATTTTTGTTCATTATTTCTTTCATTATAAATCCAATGTTATATGAAGAACCACATCCAACAAAAAGGTATTTTTTTTCTTTTGAAAAAGAAAAATCAAACTCATTTAACCTATTCAAGAGATTAGGTATCCTTTTTATTTCATCAAAAGTATAGTACACTTTCATACTACCTCCTCAGAATTGTCTTTATAATTTTTATGCCTTTCTGACTATCTTGAACTTGTATTTATCCCCTCTGTAAACTGACTTTACGTATTCAATACACTTTTTATCTTCTATATAGGTATATCTTGTTCTCAAAGCAGCAATAGATCCTTCGTTTTGGGACAAAAATTTTGCTTGCTCTTTGTTTAAACTTGTTACCTCGAGAGTTTCAACAGCATGAGTGAATTTTATCCCGTATTCGTTAGTTAGTATTCTATATAACGATTCTTTTGACATATCCCTTTCTATTATGTTCAATACCCTTATATCTGCATTAGGATTTAAGTATGCTGTTTCGATTGCATAGGGATCTTCATCTAAAAATCGAATTCTTTTTAATAATACTACTCTCCCATCCTTTGGAACTTTAAACTCTTCAACTAACTCGGGAGGAATTTCTATTAATCTGTTTTCTAACACAACTGATTTAGTTGAATGGCCTTGTTTAACTGCCTCATCGGTAAAACCTGTAAGCCTGGTTAATTCTTCTTCTTGCTTTTTCCCTGTATAAAAAGTACCTTGCCCTCTTTTTCTTGTTATTAAACCTTCTTTTGAGAGCTCTTCCAGTGCTCTTCTTACGGTCAAACGCGAAACACCAAATTTATCGCATATCTCGTTCTCTGTTAACAACTTATCTCCTTTTTTATAATCTTCCTCTAATTCTCTTTTTAAGTCCAGATAAAGTTTATAATATAGCGGAATAGGGGCTTCTTCCATTTTAATCTCACTCCCTTCTTATTGGTATATTCCAATTATATAATAGTTATAACAATAAGTCAAATTGAAGATTGATTTTTCTAAATTATATGTGCTAAAATATTCAATAAGAGAACTTTAGAAAAAATAATTTTCAAAATAATTAAGGAGCCACCCGCCATGTACAAAGACGAATTAGAAATGCTCGTAAAATTTTTAGGGGAAGACCTGTTAAAAGAAGAAAATCAAAAAAAACTTCAAGAGCTTGTTTTTAGCAAAATTAAAAGAAAAGAAGATTTTCAGTCTACACATGAATTACTCAAAACACTTGAAAGTTATGATTTAAGGGACTTTTTATATTCAAAACTTTTAGAAAGTTATTTTTCTATTTTCAATATTATTTACGAAAAAGGAAGCCTAAAATACGGAGACGAAAATTACAAAGTTACCATAGATAACGAAACTTTTGATTCTCTTATCGAATTACTGGATGAATCAGATATAAATGGAGAAATTCTATTTTATCTGCTCTCTAACGATTTAAAAAAGAGGGTAGAAATTATACACCAGTTGATAAGTGGAAGATCAAGAAAAGAGTGGAATGAAGAAGAACTAAAAAGTTTTGTGAAAAACTTAAAACCACTAACTACAAGTTTTCTTGAATTATTGATCGAAAAAGGGAAGTTGAAGTCCGAAGAAATCATGGCAACCTTAGAACTTAAAAACAAAAAATCGGTTTCCGCCCTGGTAAGCGCCATAATCAGAAACGCCCCAAACGATAAAGAAAAATTAATTTTTAAAGATAATGATTATATATGTATTAATGAAAAATATAGAAACAAAATTTTTGAAATTAGGAATAAATCATAAAAAACAAAAGCAGGACGAACTTAATCCTGCTTTTTTTAGCAACATATATGAGAAAAGCGAAAAAGTTGAATAAGAATGAATGGTGGTGGGTGCGGTAGGGATTGAACCTACGGCCTCTTCCGCGTCAAGGAAGCGCTCTCCCACTGAGCTACGCACCCTTTCTGATCGTATAAAGTATATCATATTTTTTTAACTCTGTCAATAAAAGAAAAATAAGAAAGAA
Proteins encoded in this region:
- the nagA gene encoding N-acetylglucosamine-6-phosphate deacetylase, coding for MKLEKVLIVDPINGEFNGDIEIKGKKISAVIRKDFDYKEFNTIIMPGFVDPHTHAQKGIDTMHATKEEFKSWAKNNFSYGVTTFLPTTVSASKEQILKVLDNIEDVNSSIEGVHLEGPYINKGKKGAQNPQYIRNPSLEELKDIINDKVKLITMAPEVNGFFEAMNYLKEKNIIISLGHTSANFDIFKKAFESGVNRITHFSNALTPLHHRNIGGTGSGFYFDFNIEMICDGIHLSPEFVMLVYKIKGADKIILITDSMAAAGLKDGEYELGGLTVTVKNNQARLSDGTIAGSTLLFNEGVKNFKRFTNCTLQELAKVSSYNALQDLHIYDKGRIEVGYYANLVILDKDLNVKETIFEGEKVF
- a CDS encoding SIS domain-containing protein, whose product is MKVYYTFDEIKRIPNLLNRLNEFDFSFSKEKKYLFVGCGSSYNIGFIMKEIMNKNGYKAKVLTGGHGMLFDNMPDSDVAILITRTGESTETVQAAKKLRQKGIKTIGITSSKNSSITQQCEENITLDFTEEKSVVMTGSFVVILAMLLNGIEKNDYYNFSEKILEDSEKIIDQLALEKYEHFVFLGYDENYGISKEGALKLQEMALQYVEYHEPLEYRHGPISTLTNKTLVILNSKGRKEEKELIDDIERLGGKVLVISTDGHIKIPDMKGFEAPLRLIPIQYLGYKKAVQMGYNPDSPKNLSKSVKLGG
- a CDS encoding GntR family transcriptional regulator, translating into MEEAPIPLYYKLYLDLKRELEEDYKKGDKLLTENEICDKFGVSRLTVRRALEELSKEGLITRKRGQGTFYTGKKQEEELTRLTGFTDEAVKQGHSTKSVVLENRLIEIPPELVEEFKVPKDGRVVLLKRIRFLDEDPYAIETAYLNPNADIRVLNIIERDMSKESLYRILTNEYGIKFTHAVETLEVTSLNKEQAKFLSQNEGSIAALRTRYTYIEDKKCIEYVKSVYRGDKYKFKIVRKA